Proteins encoded by one window of Mesorhizobium sp. INR15:
- the gcvP gene encoding aminomethyl-transferring glycine dehydrogenase, with protein sequence MTAAPYPFSARHIGPGLNEIRAMLTTIGVPSVETLISQSVPKSIRLDRPLALPAPASEAEALDELSAIMAKNTVLKSFIGAGYHGVQVPPVIQRNLFENPAWYTAYTPYQAEISQGRLEMLFNFQTLVAELTGLPVASASLLDEATAVAEAVGIALRHHRDKRTKVALAGTPHPQTLDVVRTRAEPLDIEIDGDTIDDNTAALLVSWPDTFGVYGDHKAAIEKARATGAVVVFIADPLGLTLTDAPAKLGADIAVGPMQRFGVPMGFGGPHAAYCAVSDKLTRLMPGRLVGQSTDSKGRPGYRLALQTREQHIRRDKATSNICTAQALLANMATAYAIWHGPVGLQAIAGRIHALANRLAAGLKAAGVAVVGASRFDTVTVETKGKAAEIAAAAEKSGRLLRVIGADRVSIAFDEISDETDLEAIAALFGAKAGSADASTIPGKPRGKEFLTQPVFHENKSETEMMRFLRRLADKDLALDRAMIPLGSCTMKLNAAAEMMPVSWPSIANLHPFAPARHSTGYRAMIGELEGWLSEITGFDAVTLQPNAGSQGEYAGLLAIRGYHRSRGDSHRTICLIPSSAHGTNPASAAMAGMSVVVVRCTEDGNIDMEDMKAKAAEHAPNLAALMFTYPSTHGVFEEGARDLCALIHEHGGQVYFDGANLNAMVGLARPGDIGADVCHMNLHKTFCIPHGGGGPGIGPIGVKAHLKPYLPGHVTEGSAHAVSAAPFGSASILPITWMYIRMMGASGLKQATETAILSANYIATRLDAFFPVLYKGSQGRVAHECILDTRVLKDASGISVDDIAKRLIDYGFHAPTMSFPVPGTLMVEPTESEPKHEVDRFCEAMIAIAGEAAKVAKGEWPLADNPLVNAPHTAAEALAAAWTHPYSRLEAAYPAGDADTAAKYWPPVSRIDNVAGDRNLVCSCPPLSDYLGAAE encoded by the coding sequence ATGACCGCAGCACCCTACCCCTTCTCGGCCCGCCATATCGGCCCTGGCCTCAACGAAATCAGAGCCATGCTGACCACCATCGGCGTGCCCTCAGTCGAAACGCTGATCAGCCAGTCGGTGCCGAAGTCGATCAGGCTTGACCGGCCGCTGGCTTTGCCAGCGCCCGCGAGCGAGGCTGAGGCCTTGGACGAGCTTTCGGCGATCATGGCGAAGAACACGGTGCTGAAGAGCTTCATCGGCGCCGGCTATCACGGTGTCCAGGTGCCGCCGGTCATCCAGCGTAACCTGTTCGAGAACCCGGCCTGGTATACGGCCTACACACCCTATCAGGCCGAGATCAGCCAGGGCCGGCTCGAAATGCTGTTCAATTTCCAGACGCTGGTTGCCGAACTGACCGGCCTGCCGGTGGCATCGGCCTCGCTGCTCGATGAGGCGACAGCGGTCGCGGAGGCTGTCGGCATCGCACTGCGTCATCACCGCGACAAACGCACCAAAGTGGCCCTTGCCGGCACGCCGCATCCGCAAACGCTGGATGTCGTGCGCACCCGCGCCGAACCGCTCGACATCGAGATCGACGGTGACACGATCGACGACAACACCGCCGCCCTGCTCGTCTCCTGGCCCGACACGTTCGGTGTCTATGGCGACCACAAGGCAGCCATCGAAAAGGCGCGCGCTACGGGCGCCGTCGTCGTCTTCATTGCCGACCCGCTCGGCCTGACCCTCACCGATGCACCGGCAAAGCTCGGCGCCGACATCGCTGTCGGCCCGATGCAGCGCTTCGGCGTGCCGATGGGCTTTGGCGGCCCGCATGCCGCCTATTGCGCTGTCTCCGACAAACTGACGCGGCTGATGCCGGGCCGCCTCGTCGGCCAGTCGACCGACAGCAAGGGCCGTCCCGGCTATCGCCTGGCCCTGCAGACGCGCGAACAGCATATCCGCCGCGACAAGGCGACCTCGAACATCTGCACCGCGCAGGCGCTGCTCGCCAACATGGCGACCGCTTACGCCATCTGGCACGGTCCGGTCGGCCTGCAGGCGATCGCGGGGCGCATCCATGCACTGGCCAATCGCCTCGCCGCCGGCCTGAAGGCCGCGGGCGTTGCCGTAGTCGGCGCCAGCCGTTTCGATACGGTGACTGTGGAAACCAAGGGCAAGGCAGCGGAGATCGCCGCCGCCGCCGAGAAATCCGGCCGGCTGCTGCGCGTGATCGGCGCCGATCGCGTCAGCATTGCCTTCGACGAGATCTCCGACGAGACCGACCTTGAAGCAATCGCGGCATTGTTCGGCGCCAAGGCAGGCAGTGCCGACGCCAGCACCATACCCGGCAAGCCGCGCGGCAAGGAGTTTCTCACCCAGCCCGTGTTCCACGAAAACAAGTCGGAAACCGAGATGATGCGCTTCCTGCGCCGGCTGGCCGACAAGGATCTGGCGCTTGACCGCGCCATGATCCCATTGGGCTCCTGCACCATGAAGCTCAACGCCGCAGCCGAGATGATGCCGGTCAGTTGGCCGAGCATCGCCAATCTTCATCCTTTCGCGCCGGCTAGGCATTCGACCGGCTACCGCGCCATGATCGGCGAACTCGAGGGTTGGCTGTCTGAAATCACCGGCTTCGATGCCGTTACCTTGCAGCCCAATGCCGGCAGCCAGGGCGAGTATGCCGGGCTTTTGGCCATTCGCGGCTACCACCGCTCACGCGGCGACAGCCACCGCACCATTTGCCTGATCCCGTCCTCCGCACACGGCACCAACCCTGCCAGCGCGGCCATGGCCGGCATGAGCGTCGTCGTCGTGCGCTGCACCGAAGACGGCAATATCGACATGGAGGACATGAAGGCCAAGGCGGCCGAACATGCGCCCAATCTCGCGGCGCTGATGTTCACCTACCCTTCGACGCATGGCGTGTTCGAGGAAGGCGCGCGCGATCTTTGTGCGCTCATTCATGAACATGGCGGGCAGGTCTATTTCGACGGCGCCAACCTCAATGCAATGGTCGGGCTCGCCCGGCCCGGCGACATCGGCGCCGACGTCTGCCACATGAACCTGCACAAGACGTTCTGCATTCCGCATGGCGGTGGTGGTCCCGGCATCGGGCCGATCGGCGTCAAGGCGCACCTGAAGCCGTATCTGCCCGGCCACGTCACAGAAGGCTCGGCCCATGCCGTCTCGGCAGCCCCTTTCGGCAGTGCCTCGATCCTGCCGATCACATGGATGTACATCCGCATGATGGGTGCGTCGGGCCTCAAGCAGGCGACGGAAACGGCGATCCTTTCCGCCAACTATATCGCGACGCGGCTCGATGCGTTTTTCCCTGTGCTCTACAAGGGCAGCCAGGGACGCGTCGCGCATGAATGCATCCTCGATACGCGCGTGCTCAAGGACGCATCCGGCATCAGCGTCGATGACATCGCCAAGCGCTTGATCGACTATGGCTTCCATGCGCCGACCATGTCGTTTCCGGTGCCCGGCACGCTGATGGTGGAGCCGACGGAATCCGAGCCCAAACACGAAGTGGATCGCTTCTGCGAGGCGATGATCGCGATCGCTGGCGAAGCAGCGAAGGTCGCCAAGGGCGAATGGCCGCTGGCCGACAATCCGCTTGTCAATGCGCCGCACACCGCCGCTGAGGCGCTGGCCGCCGCTTGGACCCATCCCTATTCGCGGCTGGAAGCGGCCTATCCTGCCGGCGACGCCGACACCGCCGCGAAATACTGGCCGCCAGTGTCGCGTATCGACAATGTTGCCGGTGACCGCAACCTCGTCTGCTCCTGTCCGCCCCTGTCGGACTATCTCGGAGCCGCCGAATAG
- the gcvT gene encoding glycine cleavage system aminomethyltransferase GcvT, with the protein MTGDDTTHLPLEDMHIAAGARFGAFAGWSMPLTYPAGVMKEHLHTREHAGLFDISHMKLFEVSGPGAVSLLNRACPLDAGALELSQSKLTFFLNEAGGITDDLIVTRLGDTRFMVVANAGNAVADEKHLRALANDFDVKVDALDRVFLAIQGPEAWAVLSRAGIETGSLLFMHGIELGKNGEPRKNWFMSRSGYTGEDGFELGLPEADARDLVAKLLEDERMLWIGLAARDSLRLEAGLCLHGQDITPETDPASAALMWAVPKDIRATGAFIGADALRAVLERGPAQKRVGLKPEGRQPVRAGVALFDADGNPAGHVTSGGFGPSAGHPVAMGYVSTPLAKPGTRVFADVRGTKIPVDISSLPFTPHRYRKG; encoded by the coding sequence ATGACGGGCGACGACACAACACACCTTCCCCTCGAAGATATGCATATCGCCGCTGGCGCGCGCTTTGGCGCCTTTGCCGGCTGGTCCATGCCGCTAACCTATCCGGCCGGCGTCATGAAGGAGCATCTTCACACACGCGAGCATGCCGGCTTGTTCGACATCTCGCATATGAAGCTGTTCGAAGTCAGCGGACCAGGTGCGGTTTCGCTGCTCAACCGCGCCTGCCCGCTGGACGCCGGCGCGCTTGAACTCTCGCAGTCCAAATTGACGTTCTTCCTCAATGAGGCCGGGGGGATAACGGACGATCTGATCGTCACCAGGCTTGGCGATACCCGCTTCATGGTGGTCGCCAATGCCGGCAACGCGGTGGCCGACGAAAAGCATCTGCGTGCCCTGGCCAACGATTTCGACGTCAAGGTCGACGCGCTCGACCGCGTCTTCCTGGCGATCCAAGGCCCCGAAGCCTGGGCCGTGCTGTCACGTGCCGGTATCGAAACCGGCTCGCTGTTGTTCATGCACGGCATCGAATTGGGGAAGAATGGGGAACCGCGCAAGAACTGGTTCATGAGCCGCTCAGGCTACACCGGCGAGGACGGCTTTGAGCTCGGCCTGCCCGAGGCGGACGCGCGCGACCTCGTCGCGAAACTGCTTGAGGACGAGCGCATGCTGTGGATCGGGCTCGCGGCCCGCGACAGTCTTCGCCTGGAGGCGGGTCTTTGCCTGCATGGGCAGGACATCACGCCAGAAACCGACCCGGCCAGCGCCGCCTTGATGTGGGCGGTCCCCAAGGACATCCGCGCCACCGGCGCCTTCATCGGTGCCGATGCGCTACGCGCCGTCCTGGAACGCGGGCCTGCGCAAAAGCGCGTCGGCCTGAAGCCGGAAGGCCGCCAGCCGGTGCGCGCCGGGGTTGCCTTGTTCGACGCCGACGGCAATCCCGCCGGCCATGTCACCTCGGGCGGCTTTGGCCCATCGGCCGGTCATCCGGTCGCCATGGGCTATGTCTCGACGCCGCTCGCAAAACCCGGAACCCGGGTCTTCGCCGACGTGCGCGGGACGAAAATCCCCGTCGATATCAGTTCCCTGCCCTTCACACCGCATCGCTACCGCAAAGGATGA
- the gcvH gene encoding glycine cleavage system protein GcvH produces the protein MATTYFTEDHEWLRVEGGIATVGITDYAQEQLGDLVFVELPEAGKKLAKGDTAVVVESVKAASDVYAPVDGEITESNGTLSSDPSLVNSAATSAGWLWKMKLANESQLEGLMDEAAYQAHIG, from the coding sequence ATGGCAACGACCTATTTCACCGAAGATCATGAATGGCTGCGTGTCGAGGGCGGTATCGCCACCGTCGGCATCACCGACTATGCGCAGGAACAGCTCGGCGACCTCGTCTTCGTCGAACTGCCGGAAGCAGGCAAGAAGCTCGCCAAGGGCGACACCGCCGTTGTCGTCGAATCCGTCAAGGCGGCATCCGACGTCTACGCGCCTGTCGATGGCGAAATCACGGAATCGAACGGCACGCTGTCGTCGGATCCGTCGCTGGTGAATTCGGCGGCAACCAGTGCCGGCTGGCTGTGGAAGATGAAGCTCGCCAACGAAAGCCAGCTCGAAGGCCTCATGGATGAGGCCGCATACCAGGCCCATATCGGTTGA
- a CDS encoding cytochrome b/b6 domain-containing protein: MGTGAPASNGRPLIYRQSRWTRLTHWLWAISLFFMLLSGLQIFNARPQLYIGKQSGFGYDNTVFAIGAENTASGPRGYTDILGHRFDTTGVLGWSGPAGQETSRGFPSWATVPSYYDLGTARVIHFFFAWILVTTLIVWLVASLINGHLRRDLAPRLDDLKRLPQDIINHAKFKFHHTREYNTLQKMAYGGVLFVLLPLMIITGLAMSPSMNSVLPFLNDLLGGRQTARTIHFTVMVLLVGFFVVHMLMILAAGPINELRSIITGWYRTDPPDHDGEASERSV; encoded by the coding sequence ATGGGAACCGGTGCTCCGGCATCCAACGGCAGGCCGTTGATCTATCGGCAGTCGCGCTGGACACGGCTGACGCACTGGCTTTGGGCCATATCGCTGTTCTTCATGCTGCTCAGCGGCCTGCAGATTTTCAATGCCCGCCCCCAACTCTACATCGGCAAGCAGTCCGGCTTCGGATACGACAACACCGTCTTTGCCATCGGCGCCGAGAATACCGCGAGCGGACCGCGCGGCTACACCGATATCCTGGGGCATCGCTTCGACACCACCGGCGTGCTCGGCTGGTCCGGCCCTGCTGGTCAGGAGACCTCTCGCGGCTTTCCATCCTGGGCGACGGTCCCGTCCTACTATGACCTTGGCACGGCCCGCGTCATACATTTCTTCTTCGCCTGGATCCTGGTCACCACGCTGATTGTCTGGCTGGTCGCCAGCCTGATCAACGGCCATCTGCGCCGTGATCTGGCGCCACGCCTCGACGATCTCAAGCGGCTGCCGCAGGACATCATCAACCACGCAAAATTCAAGTTCCACCACACCCGCGAGTACAACACGTTGCAGAAGATGGCCTATGGCGGTGTGCTGTTCGTGTTGCTGCCGCTGATGATCATCACCGGCTTGGCGATGTCGCCGAGCATGAATTCGGTGCTGCCGTTCCTCAATGATCTGCTCGGCGGCAGGCAAACGGCACGCACCATCCATTTCACCGTCATGGTGCTGCTCGTCGGCTTCTTCGTTGTCCATATGCTGATGATCCTCGCCGCCGGCCCGATCAACGAACTGCGCTCGATCATCACGGGCTGGTATCGCACCGATCCGCCAGACCACGACGGCGAAGCATCCGAGAGGAGTGTCTGA
- a CDS encoding S-(hydroxymethyl)glutathione dehydrogenase/class III alcohol dehydrogenase translates to MKTRAAVAVAAGKPLEIMEVDLEGPRDGEVLVEIKATGICHTDEFTLSGADPEGLFPAILGHEGAGVVVDVGKGVTSLRKGDHVIPLYTPECRSCPSCLSRKTNLCTAIRATQGQGLMPDGSSRFSIGKDKIFHYMGCSTFSNFTVLPEIALAKVNPDAPFDKICYIGCGVTTGIGAVINTAKVEIGATAVVFGLGGIGLNVIQGLRLAGADMIIGVDLNNDKKAWGEKFGMTHFVNPKEIDGDVVPYLVNLTKRGADQIGGADYTFDCTGNTKVMRQALEASHRGWGKSVVIGVAGAGQEISTRPFQLVTGRTWMGTAFGGARGRTDVPKIVDWYMDGKIEIDPMITHTLKLEDINKGFDLMHEGKSIRSVVVY, encoded by the coding sequence ATGAAAACCCGCGCCGCGGTTGCCGTTGCTGCTGGAAAGCCGCTTGAGATCATGGAGGTCGATCTCGAGGGGCCTCGCGATGGCGAGGTGCTGGTCGAGATCAAGGCGACCGGCATCTGCCACACCGATGAATTCACGCTGTCGGGCGCTGATCCAGAAGGCCTGTTTCCGGCCATTCTCGGCCATGAAGGTGCCGGCGTTGTCGTCGATGTCGGCAAGGGCGTGACGTCGCTCAGGAAGGGCGACCATGTCATCCCGCTCTATACGCCCGAATGCCGCTCGTGCCCGTCCTGCCTGTCGCGCAAGACCAACCTGTGCACGGCGATCCGCGCGACGCAGGGGCAAGGCTTGATGCCCGATGGCTCGTCGCGCTTCTCGATCGGCAAGGACAAGATCTTCCACTACATGGGCTGCTCGACCTTTTCGAACTTCACCGTGCTGCCCGAGATCGCGCTGGCCAAGGTCAATCCCGACGCGCCCTTCGACAAGATCTGCTACATCGGCTGCGGCGTCACCACCGGCATCGGTGCGGTGATCAACACCGCCAAGGTCGAGATCGGCGCGACGGCCGTGGTGTTCGGGCTCGGCGGCATCGGCCTCAACGTCATCCAGGGCCTGCGCCTTGCCGGCGCCGACATGATCATCGGTGTCGACTTGAACAACGACAAGAAGGCCTGGGGCGAAAAATTCGGCATGACGCATTTCGTCAATCCGAAGGAGATCGACGGCGATGTCGTGCCTTACCTGGTCAACCTGACCAAACGCGGTGCCGACCAGATCGGCGGCGCCGACTACACGTTCGACTGCACCGGCAACACCAAGGTGATGCGCCAGGCGCTGGAAGCCTCGCATCGCGGCTGGGGCAAGTCAGTGGTCATCGGCGTTGCCGGGGCGGGCCAGGAAATCTCGACGCGGCCATTCCAGCTGGTCACCGGCCGCACCTGGATGGGCACCGCCTTTGGCGGCGCGCGCGGCCGCACCGACGTGCCCAAGATCGTCGACTGGTACATGGACGGCAAGATCGAGATCGACCCGATGATCACCCACACGCTGAAGCTCGAGGACATCAACAAGGGTTTTGACCTGATGCATGAGGGCAAGTCGATCCGGAGTGTCGTGGTCTACTGA
- a CDS encoding YaiI/YqxD family protein — translation MPAPSILVDADACPVKAEVEKVAERHGVVVTYVSNGGLRPSRDPMIRNVVVSKGADAADDWIVENAKANDIVVTADIPLAARTVALGAHVLGPTGRPFTPETIGMAVAMRDLKQHLRETGESKGYNASFAPQDRSRFLGELDRILRRALKSATPD, via the coding sequence ATGCCTGCACCTTCTATCCTCGTCGATGCCGATGCCTGCCCCGTGAAAGCCGAGGTGGAAAAGGTCGCGGAACGCCATGGCGTCGTCGTCACCTATGTCTCCAATGGTGGCTTGCGCCCGTCGCGCGACCCGATGATCCGCAACGTCGTCGTGTCAAAAGGCGCCGACGCCGCCGATGACTGGATTGTCGAGAACGCCAAAGCCAACGATATCGTGGTGACCGCCGACATTCCGCTGGCCGCCCGCACCGTGGCGCTCGGCGCGCATGTGCTGGGGCCGACCGGGCGGCCGTTCACGCCGGAAACGATCGGCATGGCGGTGGCAATGCGCGATCTCAAACAGCATTTGCGCGAGACCGGCGAGAGCAAGGGCTACAATGCCAGCTTCGCACCGCAGGACCGTTCACGATTTCTCGGCGAACTCGACCGCATCTTGCGGCGGGCGCTCAAATCCGCCACACCGGACTAG
- a CDS encoding DUF1345 domain-containing protein, giving the protein MLTEIPLKKPMQRHMLFAVSACFGAVALVVALLLRAPLAYSIGANAFFAGYVILVVSQMPKFTGKYLSKNARATDQPVLVIFAVTLVVVGVAVVSLFLLINQKDRGHPMELGFALLSIPLGWFTIHAMAALHYAHVYWMDGDTVDADTKKKVPVGGLLFPGDKRPEGWDFLYFSTVIGMTAQTADTNISTTHMRCVVLVHSILSFFFNTVIVAAAVNLAVSLGAP; this is encoded by the coding sequence ATGCTCACCGAAATCCCGCTGAAGAAACCCATGCAGCGCCACATGCTGTTCGCGGTGTCGGCCTGCTTCGGCGCCGTGGCCCTTGTCGTGGCGTTGCTGTTGCGAGCCCCGCTCGCCTATTCAATTGGCGCCAACGCCTTCTTCGCCGGATACGTCATTCTTGTCGTTTCCCAGATGCCAAAGTTCACCGGCAAGTATCTGAGCAAGAATGCGCGCGCCACCGACCAGCCGGTGCTGGTCATTTTCGCTGTCACGCTTGTTGTCGTCGGCGTCGCGGTTGTCTCGCTGTTCCTGCTGATCAATCAGAAGGACAGAGGCCACCCCATGGAACTCGGCTTCGCCCTGTTGTCGATCCCGCTCGGCTGGTTCACCATCCATGCGATGGCGGCACTCCACTACGCACATGTCTACTGGATGGACGGCGATACGGTCGACGCCGATACCAAGAAGAAAGTTCCGGTCGGCGGATTGCTGTTTCCTGGCGACAAACGACCGGAAGGCTGGGATTTCTTATATTTTTCAACGGTTATCGGCATGACAGCACAGACCGCCGACACCAACATCTCGACCACGCATATGCGCTGTGTCGTGCTTGTCCACTCGATCCTGTCGTTCTTCTTCAACACGGTCATTGTGGCGGCAGCCGTCAACCTCGCCGTCAGCCTGGGTGCCCCATAG
- a CDS encoding molybdopterin-binding protein: MAKFEISRRKFLTGASLGASGLMLSGCDAFDSQLSIGSGLRGFLENANGLTHKAQRLFGGGSSLAPEFTEADIRQPMRPNGVTAPDDDAYKALLTNNFADWRLEVTGLVEKPLSLSREQLMNMPSRTQITRHDCVEGWSCIAKWTGTPLSLLLDQAVVKPQARYVMFHCLDTIDRGLSGDVKYYGTIDIVDARHPQTILAYGLNGKPLPVENGAPLRVRVERQLGYKMPKYLYKIELVDGFADVGGGRGGYWEDNGYDWYGGI; the protein is encoded by the coding sequence ATGGCCAAATTCGAGATCAGCCGCCGGAAATTCCTTACTGGTGCCAGCCTCGGCGCTTCAGGCCTCATGTTGTCGGGTTGCGACGCCTTCGACAGCCAGCTCAGCATCGGCAGCGGCCTGCGCGGCTTTCTCGAGAACGCCAATGGCCTGACCCACAAGGCACAACGCCTGTTCGGCGGCGGCAGCTCCCTGGCGCCGGAATTCACCGAGGCCGACATCCGCCAGCCAATGCGGCCGAACGGCGTCACGGCACCAGATGACGACGCCTACAAAGCCTTGCTCACTAACAATTTCGCCGATTGGCGGCTTGAGGTGACCGGCCTTGTCGAAAAACCGCTGTCGCTCTCCCGCGAGCAATTGATGAACATGCCGAGCCGTACCCAGATCACCCGTCACGACTGCGTCGAGGGCTGGAGCTGTATCGCCAAATGGACCGGCACGCCGCTGTCGCTCCTTCTCGATCAGGCCGTGGTCAAGCCGCAGGCGCGCTATGTCATGTTCCACTGCCTGGACACGATCGACCGCGGCCTCTCCGGCGACGTCAAATATTACGGCACAATCGACATCGTCGACGCGCGGCACCCGCAGACGATCCTTGCCTATGGTTTGAACGGCAAACCGCTGCCCGTCGAGAACGGCGCGCCTCTGCGTGTCCGGGTCGAGCGCCAGCTTGGCTACAAGATGCCGAAATATCTCTACAAGATTGAACTGGTCGATGGTTTCGCCGATGTCGGCGGAGGCCGTGGCGGCTACTGGGAAGACAACGGCTATGACTGGTACGGCGGTATATAA
- the gfa gene encoding S-(hydroxymethyl)glutathione synthase: MAEKLHPKIDNGLPKESASFAGGTLVCACTSKPVKVKVKGQIAHNHACGCTKCWKPEGAVFSVVAVAGTGDVTVTENGDKLKVVDPSALIQRHACTGCGVHMHGPVERDHPFKGLSFIHPERFVEDGWSPPGFTAFVSSIIESGVDPSRIGIEPYDCLNPGLMDYIATWTAKKSGALPA; encoded by the coding sequence ATGGCGGAGAAACTGCATCCGAAAATCGACAATGGGCTGCCCAAGGAAAGCGCAAGCTTTGCCGGCGGCACCCTGGTCTGCGCCTGCACCAGCAAGCCGGTGAAGGTGAAGGTCAAGGGCCAGATCGCGCACAACCATGCCTGCGGCTGCACGAAATGCTGGAAGCCGGAAGGCGCGGTGTTCTCGGTCGTGGCTGTCGCAGGCACCGGCGATGTCACCGTCACCGAGAATGGCGACAAGCTGAAGGTGGTCGATCCCTCGGCGCTGATCCAGCGCCATGCCTGCACCGGCTGCGGCGTTCACATGCACGGTCCGGTCGAGCGCGACCATCCGTTCAAGGGCCTGTCCTTCATCCATCCCGAGCGCTTTGTCGAGGATGGCTGGTCGCCTCCGGGCTTCACCGCCTTTGTCTCGTCGATCATCGAATCTGGTGTCGATCCAAGCCGCATCGGCATCGAACCCTATGACTGCCTCAACCCCGGCCTGATGGACTATATCGCAACCTGGACCGCGAAAAAGTCAGGCGCGCTTCCGGCTTGA